In Methanobrevibacter sp., one DNA window encodes the following:
- a CDS encoding energy-coupling factor ABC transporter permease: protein MHIMEGYLPLTWCIIWFIISFAIVAFGIYQIKKIVDETPESKALLAVSGAFMFILSSLKLPSVTGSCSHPCGNGLGAALFGPAVTAVLATIVLIFQALLLAHGGLTTLGANIFSMGIVGPFVAWLVYKGLTKANISSTIAIFFAAFLGDLLTYVATSFQLAFAFPAPTFGAALTAFLTIFAVTQVPLAIGEGLLTVIIWDRLKAYKPKLLDKLGALAPNEA, encoded by the coding sequence ATGCATATTATGGAAGGATATTTACCATTGACCTGGTGTATCATATGGTTCATCATATCATTCGCCATTGTTGCATTTGGTATCTATCAAATCAAAAAAATTGTAGATGAAACCCCTGAATCCAAAGCTTTACTTGCTGTAAGCGGAGCATTCATGTTCATCTTATCATCTTTGAAATTACCATCTGTTACTGGAAGTTGTTCTCACCCTTGTGGTAACGGATTAGGTGCAGCATTATTCGGTCCTGCTGTAACCGCTGTACTCGCAACTATTGTACTTATTTTCCAAGCATTATTACTTGCTCACGGTGGATTAACCACTTTAGGTGCAAACATTTTCTCAATGGGTATTGTAGGCCCATTCGTTGCTTGGTTAGTATACAAAGGTTTAACTAAAGCTAATATTTCATCAACCATTGCAATCTTCTTTGCAGCATTCTTAGGTGACTTATTAACTTACGTAGCTACTTCATTCCAATTAGCTTTCGCATTCCCTGCACCAACCTTTGGAGCAGCATTAACTGCATTCTTAACTATCTTTGCAGTTACCCAAGTACCATTAGCTATTGGTGAAGGTCTCTTAACCGTAATCATTTGGGACAGATTAAAAGCTTACAAACCAAAATTGTTAGACAAATTAGGCGCATTAGCTCCTAATGAAGCATAA
- a CDS encoding energy-coupling factor ABC transporter substrate-binding protein, which yields MERSTLIILAVVCILLFIAPLIMYSGLGEDEGYFGGSDDAASEQIEATNYEPWFSSIWEPPSGEIESLLFALQAAIGAIIIGYFFGYWRGQGKEE from the coding sequence ATGGAAAGATCAACATTAATTATTTTAGCAGTCGTTTGTATTTTATTATTCATCGCACCACTCATCATGTACAGTGGTCTCGGTGAAGATGAAGGATACTTCGGTGGATCTGACGATGCAGCTAGTGAACAAATTGAAGCAACAAATTACGAACCATGGTTCTCTTCAATTTGGGAGCCACCTAGTGGTGAAATCGAAAGTTTATTATTCGCTCTTCAAGCAGCTATAGGAGCAATCATCATTGGTTACTTCTTCGGTTACTGGAGAGGACAAGGTAAAGAAGAATAA